A window of Cryptomeria japonica chromosome 3, Sugi_1.0, whole genome shotgun sequence contains these coding sequences:
- the LOC131030649 gene encoding uncharacterized protein LOC131030649 isoform X1 — translation MECAMSGNAIKTLNRAITCLAKIGNELIIECLPDKMIFRTLNSSRSAFLAMTFKPQFFDTYRLSTAQAQCSVLLKAVCTIFRTPSTSMDRLSVCLPDMEATKLQWTLDCLNGIRKTYSIVCNYQPDVQHLALDRTQFPSHLVVKPRDLNRLLCNFQSSLQEITLIATEPTLTPSETDNSTEGKAIELRSYIDPIKENSDGALHTQLWIDPTEELQEYCHRGAAVDVTFSMKELKAFLSFCEACEAGMHMFFEKAGEPILLAPKFGLDDGANADFDATLVLATMLISQIREMGESEPIPVENRVSQQHDHGQGRNGFQTPHNHIKHISGQAVPSAGSEPPSDHTRIWSNISGSGTKSVSREAASHPIMQDSADASEEIPTGIQRKQTLNQFSVRQDMRGTPPQPHKPSGPVLSSAGRESITGRHDVHPQEGGVTNINPVNYQRPSQPNPSNWISADSEDEDGDETDVCVRSTPPRKMGPGYRR, via the exons ATGATTTTTCGGACCCTCAATTCTTCTCGGTCAGCATTTCTAGCTATGACATTCAAACCACAGTTCTTTGATACATACAGGCTTTCTACAGCCCAAGCTCAATGTAGTGTTCTCCTCAAG GCTGTTTGTACTATTTTTAGGACGCCATCAACTAGTATGGATCGATTATCAGTGTGCTTGCCAGACATGGAGGCAACAAAATTGCAGTGGACTTTGGATTGTTTAAATG GCATCCGAAAGACTTACTCAATTGTTTGTAATTATCAACCTGATGTTCAACATCTGGCACTTGATCGGACTCAATTCCCCAGCCATTTGGTTGTAAAACCTCGTGATTTAAACAGATTACTGTGTAATTTCCAGTCTTCACTTCAAGAAATAACCCTTATTGCAACTGAGCCAACACTCACACCTTCAGAAACTGATAACTCCACGGAAGGGAAAGCTATTGAGCTCAGAAGCTACATAGACCCAATTAAAG AAAATAGTGATGGTGCATTGCATACACAACTTTGGATTGATCCCACTGAGGAGTTGCAGGAGTATTGCCACAGGGGAGCTGCAGTTGATGTAACTTTTAGCATGAAAGAACTGAAG GCTTTTCTTTCCTTTTGTGAAGCATGTGAAGCTGGTATGCATATGTTTTTTGAGAAGGCTGGCGA GCCTATCCTATTGGCACCTAAGTTTGGCTTGGATGATGGGGCAAATGCAGATTTTGATGCTACCCTTGTCTTAGCGACCATGCTAATTTCACAAATTAGAGAAATGGGTGAGTCAGAGCCAATCCCTGTTGAAAATAGGGTCTCACAGCAGCATGATCATGGACAAGGGCGTAATGGATTTCAAACACCTCATAACCATATTAAACATATAAGTGGACAAGCTGTCCCCTCAGCTGGCTCTGAACCACCTTCTGATCATACTAGAATCTGGTCAAATATATCTG GTAGTGGGACAAAAAGTGTCAGTAGGGAAGCAGCAAGTCATCCTATCATGCAGGACAGTGCTGATGCTAGTGAAGAAATACCTACAGGCATTCAAAGGAAACAAACACTTAATCAGTTTTCTGTGAGACAAGATATGAGGGGGACACCACCTCAACC GCATAAACCTTCTGGTCCAGTTTTGTCCTCTGCTGGAAGGGAAAGTATAACTGGGAGACATGATGTGCACCCGCAAGAAG GTGGAGTGACAAACATTAATCCAGTGAATTATCAGAGACCTTCTCAACCTAATCCAAGCAATTGGATTAGTGCAGACTCTGAGGATGAAGATGGAGATGAAACTGATGTTTGTGTGCGCTCAACACCTCCGCGGAAAATGGGTCCTGGTTATCGTCGATGA
- the LOC131030649 gene encoding uncharacterized protein LOC131030649 isoform X2, translating into MDRLSVCLPDMEATKLQWTLDCLNGIRKTYSIVCNYQPDVQHLALDRTQFPSHLVVKPRDLNRLLCNFQSSLQEITLIATEPTLTPSETDNSTEGKAIELRSYIDPIKENSDGALHTQLWIDPTEELQEYCHRGAAVDVTFSMKELKAFLSFCEACEAGMHMFFEKAGEPILLAPKFGLDDGANADFDATLVLATMLISQIREMGESEPIPVENRVSQQHDHGQGRNGFQTPHNHIKHISGQAVPSAGSEPPSDHTRIWSNISGSGTKSVSREAASHPIMQDSADASEEIPTGIQRKQTLNQFSVRQDMRGTPPQPHKPSGPVLSSAGRESITGRHDVHPQEGGVTNINPVNYQRPSQPNPSNWISADSEDEDGDETDVCVRSTPPRKMGPGYRR; encoded by the exons ATGGATCGATTATCAGTGTGCTTGCCAGACATGGAGGCAACAAAATTGCAGTGGACTTTGGATTGTTTAAATG GCATCCGAAAGACTTACTCAATTGTTTGTAATTATCAACCTGATGTTCAACATCTGGCACTTGATCGGACTCAATTCCCCAGCCATTTGGTTGTAAAACCTCGTGATTTAAACAGATTACTGTGTAATTTCCAGTCTTCACTTCAAGAAATAACCCTTATTGCAACTGAGCCAACACTCACACCTTCAGAAACTGATAACTCCACGGAAGGGAAAGCTATTGAGCTCAGAAGCTACATAGACCCAATTAAAG AAAATAGTGATGGTGCATTGCATACACAACTTTGGATTGATCCCACTGAGGAGTTGCAGGAGTATTGCCACAGGGGAGCTGCAGTTGATGTAACTTTTAGCATGAAAGAACTGAAG GCTTTTCTTTCCTTTTGTGAAGCATGTGAAGCTGGTATGCATATGTTTTTTGAGAAGGCTGGCGA GCCTATCCTATTGGCACCTAAGTTTGGCTTGGATGATGGGGCAAATGCAGATTTTGATGCTACCCTTGTCTTAGCGACCATGCTAATTTCACAAATTAGAGAAATGGGTGAGTCAGAGCCAATCCCTGTTGAAAATAGGGTCTCACAGCAGCATGATCATGGACAAGGGCGTAATGGATTTCAAACACCTCATAACCATATTAAACATATAAGTGGACAAGCTGTCCCCTCAGCTGGCTCTGAACCACCTTCTGATCATACTAGAATCTGGTCAAATATATCTG GTAGTGGGACAAAAAGTGTCAGTAGGGAAGCAGCAAGTCATCCTATCATGCAGGACAGTGCTGATGCTAGTGAAGAAATACCTACAGGCATTCAAAGGAAACAAACACTTAATCAGTTTTCTGTGAGACAAGATATGAGGGGGACACCACCTCAACC GCATAAACCTTCTGGTCCAGTTTTGTCCTCTGCTGGAAGGGAAAGTATAACTGGGAGACATGATGTGCACCCGCAAGAAG GTGGAGTGACAAACATTAATCCAGTGAATTATCAGAGACCTTCTCAACCTAATCCAAGCAATTGGATTAGTGCAGACTCTGAGGATGAAGATGGAGATGAAACTGATGTTTGTGTGCGCTCAACACCTCCGCGGAAAATGGGTCCTGGTTATCGTCGATGA